From the Carassius carassius chromosome 45, fCarCar2.1, whole genome shotgun sequence genome, one window contains:
- the LOC132127366 gene encoding ubiquitin-conjugating enzyme E2 L3-like codes for MAASRRLHKELDEIRKSGMKNFRNIQVDESNILTWQGLIVPDNPPYDKGAFRIEITFPAEYPFKPPKITFKTKIYHPNIDEKGQVCLPVISAENWKPATKTDQVIQSLIALVNDPQPEHPLRADLAEEYSKDRKKFFKNADEYTKKHSEKRPVE; via the exons ATGGCGGCGAGCAGGCGACTGCATAAG GAACTTGATGAAATCCGCAAGTCTGGAATGAAAAATTTCCGCAACATTCAGGTGGATGAGTCAAACATTCTGACCTGGCAAGGACTCATTGTTCCT GACAACCCTCCCTACGACAAAGGTGCGTTCCGGATTGAGATCACATTCCCTGCAGAATACCCTTTTAAGCCTCCAAAGATCACATTTAAAACCAAGATCTACCACCCGAACATTGATGAGAAGGGTCAGGTGTGTCTGCCGGTCATAAGTGCTGAGAACTGGAAACCTGCCACCAAAACTGACCAAG TAATCCAGTCTCTCATCGCTCTCGTCAACGATCCCCAACCAGAACACCCGCTGAGGGCCGACCTAGCGGAGGAATATTCAAAAGACCGTAAAAAATTCTTTAAGAACGCGGATGAGTATACAAAGAAACATAGCGAGAAGCGGCCAGTGGAGTGA
- the LOC132127463 gene encoding creatine kinase S-type, mitochondrial-like isoform X1 — protein sequence MASSFAKVMSSRTTGLLMASLGAGAIATGYLMSDNAAVSADQRRKLYPPSADFPDLRKHNNCMASALTPAIYAKLRDKITPNNWTLDQCIQTGVDNPGHPFIKTVGMVAGDEESYEVFAEIFDPVIKDRHNGYDPRTMKHPTDLDASKIHSGVFDEKYVLSSRVRTGRSIRGLSLPPACSRSERREVERVTVQALAGLKGDLSGRYYSLTEMTEQEQQRLIDEHFLFDKPVSPLLTASGMARDWPDARGIWHNNEKTFLIWINEEDHTRVISMEKGGNMKRVFERFCRGLKQVEQLIQERGWEFMWNERLGYILTCPSNLGTGLRAGVHIRLPKLSKDPRLGKILNNLRLQKRGTGGVDTAAVGDVFDISNLDRLGKSEVELVQLVVDGVNYLIECEKRLEKGQDIKIPAPIQHFRK from the exons ATGGCAAGCTCATTCGCCAAGGTGATGTCGAGCCGTACCACTGGCTTGCTCATGGCGAGCCTTGGAGCTGGTGCTATTGCAACTGGTTACTTAATGAGTGATAATGCTGCCGTCTCTGCAGATCAGAGGAGGAAACTCTACCCTCCCAG TGCAGACTTCCCTGACCTTCGCAAACACAACAACTGCATGGCCAGTGCACTAACCCCGGCCATTTATGCCAAACTGAGGGACAAGATCACCCCAAACAACTGGACTCTTGACCAGTGCATTCAGACTGGTGTGGACAACCCTGGTCATCCCTTCATCAAGACAGTTGGGATGGTTGCTGGTGACGAGGAGAGCTATGAG GTGTTTGCTGAAATCTTTGATCCAGTAATCAAGGACAGACACAATGGCTATGACCCAAGGACCATGAAGCATCCCACTGACCTGGATGCCTCCAAG ATCCATTCAGGTGTGTTCGATGAAAAGTACGTCCTGTCCTCCCGTGTACGCACAGGCCGAAGTATCCGTGGGCTCAGCCTTCCCCCTGCCTGCAGCCGCTCTGAGCGACGTGAAGTCGAAAGGGTCACGGTCCAGGCCTTGGCTGGCCTGAAGGGTGACCTCTCTGGTCGTTACTACAGCCTGACTGAAATGACTGAACAAGAGCAGCAGAGACTTATCGAT GAGCATTTTCTCTTTGACAAGCCTGTGTCTCCTCTGCTCACTGCATCTGGGATGGCCAGGGACTGGCCAGATGCTCGTGGGATCTG GCATAACAACGAGAAGACCTTCTTAATATGGATCAATGAGGAAGACCACACCCGTGTGATTTCCATGGAGAAGGGTGGCAACATGAAAAGGGTGTTTGAGAGGTTCTGCAGAGGACTCAAACAG GTAGAACAATTGATTCAGGAGAGAGGCTGGGAGTTTATGTGGAATGAACGTCTTGGCTACATCCTGACCTGCCCATCCAACTTGGGCACCGGCCTCAGAGCTGGAGTACACATCCGCTTGCCAAAGCTCAGCAAG GACCCTCGCTTAGGCAAGATCCTGAATAACTTGCGGCTGCAGAAGCGTGGCACTGGAGGAGTGGACACAGCTGCAGTGGGCGATGTCTTCGACATCTCAAACCTTGACCGCCTGGGCAAATCCGAG GTGGAACTGGTGCAGCTAGTCGTTGATGGTGTCAACTACCTGATAGAGTGTGAGAAGAGGCTGGAAAAGGGCCAGGATATCAAGATCCCTGCCCCCATCCAACACTTTAGGAAGTGA
- the LOC132127463 gene encoding creatine kinase S-type, mitochondrial-like isoform X2, protein MASSFAKVMSSRTTGLLMASLGAGAIATGYLMSDNAAVSADQRRKLYPPSADFPDLRKHNNCMASALTPAIYAKLRDKITPNNWTLDQCIQTGVDNPGHPFIKTVGMVAGDEESYEVFAEIFDPVIKDRHNGYDPRTMKHPTDLDASKIHSGVFDEKYVLSSRVRTGRSIRGLSLPPACSRSERREVERVTVQALAGLKGDLSGRYYSLTEMTEQEQQRLIDDHFLFDKPVSPLLTCAFIARDWPDARGIWHNNEKTFLIWINEEDHTRVISMEKGGNMKRVFERFCRGLKQVEQLIQERGWEFMWNERLGYILTCPSNLGTGLRAGVHIRLPKLSKDPRLGKILNNLRLQKRGTGGVDTAAVGDVFDISNLDRLGKSEVELVQLVVDGVNYLIECEKRLEKGQDIKIPAPIQHFRK, encoded by the exons ATGGCAAGCTCATTCGCCAAGGTGATGTCGAGCCGTACCACTGGCTTGCTCATGGCGAGCCTTGGAGCTGGTGCTATTGCAACTGGTTACTTAATGAGTGATAATGCTGCCGTCTCTGCAGATCAGAGGAGGAAACTCTACCCTCCCAG TGCAGACTTCCCTGACCTTCGCAAACACAACAACTGCATGGCCAGTGCACTAACCCCGGCCATTTATGCCAAACTGAGGGACAAGATCACCCCAAACAACTGGACTCTTGACCAGTGCATTCAGACTGGTGTGGACAACCCTGGTCATCCCTTCATCAAGACAGTTGGGATGGTTGCTGGTGACGAGGAGAGCTATGAG GTGTTTGCTGAAATCTTTGATCCAGTAATCAAGGACAGACACAATGGCTATGACCCAAGGACCATGAAGCATCCCACTGACCTGGATGCCTCCAAG ATCCATTCAGGTGTGTTCGATGAAAAGTACGTCCTGTCCTCCCGTGTACGCACAGGCCGAAGTATCCGTGGGCTCAGCCTTCCCCCTGCCTGCAGCCGCTCTGAGCGACGTGAAGTCGAAAGGGTCACGGTCCAGGCCTTGGCTGGCCTGAAGGGTGACCTCTCTGGTCGTTACTACAGCCTGACTGAAATGACTGAACAAGAGCAGCAGAGACTTATCGAT GACCACTTCCTGTTTGACAAACCTGTGTCCCCCTTGTTGACTTGTGCCTTTATAGCCCGTGACTGGCCAGATGCAAGAGGCATCTG GCATAACAACGAGAAGACCTTCTTAATATGGATCAATGAGGAAGACCACACCCGTGTGATTTCCATGGAGAAGGGTGGCAACATGAAAAGGGTGTTTGAGAGGTTCTGCAGAGGACTCAAACAG GTAGAACAATTGATTCAGGAGAGAGGCTGGGAGTTTATGTGGAATGAACGTCTTGGCTACATCCTGACCTGCCCATCCAACTTGGGCACCGGCCTCAGAGCTGGAGTACACATCCGCTTGCCAAAGCTCAGCAAG GACCCTCGCTTAGGCAAGATCCTGAATAACTTGCGGCTGCAGAAGCGTGGCACTGGAGGAGTGGACACAGCTGCAGTGGGCGATGTCTTCGACATCTCAAACCTTGACCGCCTGGGCAAATCCGAG GTGGAACTGGTGCAGCTAGTCGTTGATGGTGTCAACTACCTGATAGAGTGTGAGAAGAGGCTGGAAAAGGGCCAGGATATCAAGATCCCTGCCCCCATCCAACACTTTAGGAAGTGA